One genomic segment of Sminthopsis crassicaudata isolate SCR6 chromosome 2, ASM4859323v1, whole genome shotgun sequence includes these proteins:
- the MMP15 gene encoding matrix metalloproteinase-15: MSGGSGAGRGEPRRPGRPGTLLGTRELLLLLFVWLGPLSCTGVAGDNEVNAENWLRFYGYLPQPSRQMSTMRSAQILASAISEMQRFYGITVTGVLDEETKTWMKRPRCGVPDQFGVRVKANMRRKRYALTGRKWNSHHLTFSIQNYTEKLGWYNSLEAVRLAFRVWEQATPLVFQEIPYEDIRTRRQKEADIMVLFASGFHGDSSPFDGVGGFLAHAYFPGPGMGGDTHFDADEPWTFSNTDLHGNNLFLVAVHELGHALGLEHSNNPSAIMAPFYQWMDTDNFQLPEDDLRGIQKLYGTPDGQPQPTRPLPTVPPRRPGRPDHRPPRPPPPPPPGGKPDRPPKPGPPSQPRATERPDQYGPNICDGNFDTVAMLRGEMFVFKGRWFWRVRHNRVLDNYPMPIGHFWRGLPSDISAAYERQDGRFVFFKGDRYWLFREANLESGYPQPLTSYGLDIPYDRIDTAIWWEPTGHTFFFQEDRYWRFNEDTQRGDPGYPKPISVWKGVPPSPKGAFLSHDTAYTYFYKGTKYWKFDNERLRMEPGYPKSILRDFMGCQEEAADPDAGRRWPDVHRPPFDPDGGGREDEGGEAGARPRPGEHDPDDEAAEEEGDYGEDGGGGGNRVVVQIDEYTRTMNVVMVLVPLVLLLCILGLIYVIIQMQRKGAPRMLLYCKRSLQEWV; the protein is encoded by the exons AACTGGCTGCGCTTCTATGGCTACCTGCCCCAACCCAGCCGCCAGATGTCCACCATGAGGTCCGCTCAGATCCTGGCGTCGGCCATCTCCGAGATGCAGCGCTTCTATGGGATCACCGTCACGGGCGTGCTGGATGAGGAGACCAAAAC GTGGATGAAGCGGCCTCGCTGTGGGGTGCCAGACCAGTTTGGGGTACGGGTGAAAGCCAACATGCGGCGGAAGCGTTACGCTCTCACCGGGAGGAAATGGAACAGCCATCACCTGACCTTCAG CATCCAGAACTACACCGAGAAGCTGGGCTGGTACAACTCCTTGGAGGCCGTGCGGCTGGCCTTCCGAGTGTGGGAGCAGGCCACGCCCCTGGTCTTCCAGGAGATCCCCTACGAGGACATCCGGACCCGGCGGCAGAAGGAGGCCGACATCATGGTGCTCTTTGCCTCTGGTTTCCATGGTGACAGCTCCCCCTTCGATGGCGTGGGGGGCTTTCTGGCCCACGCTTATTTCCCCGGCCCCGGCATGGGCGGAGACACTCACTTTGATGCTGATGAGCCCTGGACCTTCTCCAACACTGACCTACATG GAAACAACCTCTTCCTGGTGGCTGTGCATGAGCTGGGCCATGCCCTGGGGCTGGAGCACTCCAACAACCCCAGCGCCATCATGGCGCCCTTCTACCAGTGGATGGACACGGACAACTTCCAGCTGCCCGAAGATGACCTGCGGGGCATCCAGAAGCTCTATG GTACTCCAGACGGCCAGCCTCAGCCTACCCGGCCCCTTCCTACTGTCCCACCCCGACGGCCAGGCCGGCCTGACCACCGGCCACCCagaccgccgccgccgccacctcCGGGGGGGAAACCAGACCGACCCCCCAAACCAGGGCCTCCTAGCCAGCCAAGAGCCACAGAGAGGCCGGACCAATACGGCCCCAACATCTGTGACGGCAACTTTGATACTGTGGCCATGCTGCGAGGGGAGATGTTCGTGTTCAAG GGCCGCTGGTTCTGGAGGGTCCGGCACAACCGGGTGCTGGACAACTACCCCATGCCCATCGGGCACTTCTGGCGGGGGCTGCCCAGCGACATCAGCGCTGCCTACGAACGTCAGGATGGGCGTTTTGTGTTCTTCAAAG GGGACCGCTACTGGCTCTTCCGGGAAGCCAACCTGGAGTCTGGATACCCCCAGCCTCTCACGAGCTACGGGCTGGACATCCCCTACGACCGCATCGACACGGCCATCTGGTGGGAGCCCACGGGACACACCTTCTTCTTCCAGGAGGACAG GTACTGGCGCTTCAACGAGGACACGCAGCGCGGGGACCCCGGCTACCCCAAGCCCATCAGCGTGTGGAAGGGCGTCCCGCCTTCCCCCAAGGGGGCCTTCCTGAGCCACGACACAG CCTACACCTACTTCTACAAGGGCACCAAGTACTGGAAGTTTGACAACGAGCGGCTGCGGATGGAGCCCGGATACCCCAAGTCCATCCTCCGGGACTTCATGGGCTGCCAGGAGGAGGCGGCCGACCCCGACGCCGGGCGCCGCTGGCCCGACGTGCACCGGCCGCCCTTCGACCCCGACGGCGGAGGCCGGGAGGACGAGGGGGGGGAGGCCGGGGCCCGGCCCAGGCCGGGGGAGCACGACCCGGACGATGAGGCGGCGGAGGAGGAGGGAGACTACGGGGAggacggcggcggcggcggcaacCGTGTGGTGGTGCAGATCGACGAGTACACGCGGACCATGAACGTGGTCATGGTGCTGGTGCCGCTGGTGCTGCTGCTCTGCATCCTGGGCCTCATCTACGTCATCATCCAGATGCAGCGCAAGGGCGCCCCGCGGATGCTGCTCTACTGCAAGCGCTCGCTGCAGGAGTGGGTGTGA